One Rhodothermales bacterium genomic region harbors:
- a CDS encoding SRPBCC family protein, translating to MRIHRLQTLQRLPITVDEAWEFFSSPKNLRQITPHWLDFRITNEPPDEIHAGTILGYQIRPLPGIPVQWVTEITHVRKPHFFVDEQRFGPFKLWHHEHSFRPHLGGGVEVEDIVQYGLYLGPIGSLVHDFYVRKRLHDIFMYRAQVLEQRFGRFEPEPRGEQRKPKPVASEPMMEPRPAGPKNASHKPASQAPVPGQITLKDIYGE from the coding sequence ATGCGCATCCATCGATTGCAAACCCTTCAGCGGTTGCCCATCACGGTCGACGAAGCGTGGGAGTTTTTCTCGTCCCCCAAAAACCTGCGCCAGATCACGCCGCACTGGTTGGATTTCCGGATTACCAACGAGCCGCCTGACGAAATACACGCCGGCACGATCCTGGGTTATCAGATCCGACCCCTCCCCGGCATCCCTGTTCAGTGGGTCACCGAGATCACGCACGTTCGGAAGCCGCATTTTTTTGTAGATGAGCAGCGCTTCGGACCGTTTAAGTTGTGGCACCACGAGCATTCCTTCCGGCCCCACCTCGGGGGAGGCGTTGAAGTGGAGGATATCGTCCAATATGGCCTGTATCTCGGGCCCATCGGCTCGCTCGTGCACGATTTTTACGTTCGTAAACGACTCCACGACATTTTTATGTATCGGGCGCAAGTGCTCGAGCAGCGGTTCGGTCGCTTCGAGCCCGAGCCTCGCGGAGAACAGCGGAAGCCGAAGCCAGTCGCCAGCGAGCCGATGATGGAGCCGCGCCCCGCCGGCCCCAAGAACGCATCGCATAAACCTGCCAGCCAGGCGCCGGTGCCCGGCCAGATCACACTCAAGGACATCTACGGGGAATGA
- a CDS encoding M28 family metallopeptidase, with amino-acid sequence MRLLSTLLLALSLGFSTHADDPILGFKPENVAGQRALETEFDSHMDAANLDTWMKTLTSRPHHVGSPGSKANAEFVAAKFREWGFDTEIEVFHVLFPTPKERRVELILNGKTAYRAKLDEPAVAGDASSAIRKDVLPPYNAYSADGDVTAELVYVNYGTQEDYEDLKEMGIDVAGKIVIARYGRSWRGIKPKLAADHGAIGCIIYSDPREDGFYQGDVYPEGAFRPALGVQRGSVADMPLFPGDPLTPGVGAKEDTERLSREEAPTLMKIPVLPISYEDAQPLLEALSGTVAPDHWRGALPFTYHIGPGPATVHLKLAFNWDIVPAYNVIARLPGSVYPDEWVIRGNHRDAWVFGAGDPVSGTVAMMEEARAIGELVKTGWGPKRTIVYASWDAEEPGLLGSTEWVEYHAGDLRQKAVAYINSDSNGRGFLGVGGSHTLEKFINEVGREVTDPQTGVSVDARLRAHMRANGDDEGARRADLPISPLGSGSDYTPFLQHLGIASLNIGYGGEGGGGSYHSTYDSYEHYIRFGDPKLAYGIALAQTAGRAALRLANADALPFAFGNFVDHVKRYAGEVQELTDDLRAETNRINQRVEDGVYALSADPTKHSVPPVVREPVPHLNFAPLMNAVGELERQAAAFDRMLQASVTTDALSADELAALNRLMIGSERAMTVDEGLPRRSWFRHHIYAPGFFTGYGVKTLPGVREAIEERQWDEATAQIERLAGVLSGVAALLKDGR; translated from the coding sequence ATGCGCCTACTCTCGACGCTCCTCCTCGCCCTCAGCCTCGGCTTCTCCACCCACGCCGACGACCCGATCCTGGGCTTCAAGCCTGAAAACGTCGCCGGCCAGCGGGCACTCGAAACGGAATTCGATAGCCACATGGACGCGGCCAACCTAGACACGTGGATGAAAACGCTGACGTCGAGGCCGCATCATGTGGGCTCGCCGGGCAGCAAGGCCAACGCCGAATTCGTCGCCGCGAAGTTCAGGGAATGGGGATTCGATACGGAAATCGAGGTGTTCCACGTCCTCTTCCCGACCCCGAAGGAACGCCGGGTCGAACTAATCCTGAACGGCAAGACGGCCTACAGAGCAAAGCTCGATGAGCCGGCGGTGGCCGGCGACGCCTCCTCCGCCATCCGGAAAGACGTGCTCCCGCCCTACAACGCCTACTCGGCCGATGGGGATGTCACGGCAGAACTCGTGTACGTGAACTACGGCACGCAGGAGGACTACGAGGACTTGAAGGAGATGGGGATCGATGTCGCCGGCAAGATCGTCATCGCACGGTACGGCCGTTCCTGGCGCGGGATCAAACCCAAGCTGGCCGCCGACCACGGCGCCATCGGGTGTATCATCTACTCCGACCCCCGCGAGGACGGATTTTACCAGGGCGATGTCTACCCCGAAGGCGCGTTCCGGCCGGCGCTCGGCGTCCAGCGCGGTTCCGTGGCCGATATGCCGCTTTTCCCCGGCGATCCGCTGACCCCGGGCGTCGGCGCCAAAGAGGATACCGAGCGACTCTCGAGGGAGGAAGCGCCAACCCTGATGAAAATCCCCGTCCTCCCCATTTCGTACGAAGATGCGCAACCGCTGCTCGAAGCGCTCAGCGGCACGGTCGCCCCGGACCACTGGCGCGGTGCGCTGCCGTTTACCTACCACATCGGCCCCGGGCCGGCCACCGTGCACCTGAAGCTCGCCTTCAACTGGGATATCGTGCCGGCCTACAACGTGATCGCGCGCCTCCCGGGCAGCGTCTACCCGGACGAATGGGTCATCCGCGGCAACCACCGCGACGCCTGGGTGTTCGGCGCCGGCGACCCCGTCAGCGGCACTGTCGCCATGATGGAGGAGGCCCGCGCCATCGGCGAATTGGTCAAAACCGGCTGGGGTCCGAAACGCACCATCGTCTACGCCAGCTGGGACGCCGAGGAACCGGGGCTCCTCGGATCCACGGAATGGGTAGAGTACCACGCCGGCGACCTGCGGCAGAAAGCCGTCGCCTACATCAATTCGGACTCCAACGGCCGCGGATTCCTCGGCGTCGGCGGCTCCCACACGCTGGAGAAGTTCATCAATGAGGTCGGCCGCGAGGTGACGGACCCGCAGACCGGGGTCTCGGTAGACGCCCGGCTCCGCGCCCACATGCGCGCCAATGGCGACGACGAAGGCGCCCGCCGCGCCGATCTCCCCATCTCCCCCCTCGGCTCCGGTTCGGACTACACGCCGTTCCTCCAGCACCTGGGCATCGCATCGCTCAACATCGGCTACGGCGGGGAAGGCGGAGGCGGATCCTACCACTCCACCTACGACTCGTACGAGCACTACATCCGCTTCGGCGATCCGAAGCTCGCCTACGGCATCGCGCTGGCGCAGACCGCCGGCCGCGCCGCCCTCCGCCTCGCCAACGCCGACGCCCTGCCTTTTGCCTTCGGCAACTTCGTCGACCACGTAAAGCGCTACGCCGGCGAAGTGCAAGAACTTACGGACGACCTCCGCGCCGAAACCAACCGGATCAACCAGCGCGTGGAAGACGGCGTCTACGCCCTCTCGGCCGACCCGACGAAACACTCGGTGCCGCCCGTCGTCCGCGAGCCGGTGCCACACCTCAACTTCGCCCCCCTCATGAACGCCGTGGGCGAGCTCGAACGGCAAGCCGCTGCGTTCGACCGCATGCTCCAGGCCAGCGTCACGACCGATGCCCTGTCCGCCGACGAGCTCGCCGCGCTGAACCGGCTGATGATCGGAAGCGAACGCGCCATGACGGTAGACGAGGGCCTCCCACGCCGCTCCTGGTTCCGGCACCACATCTACGCCCCGGGCTTCTTCACGGGCTACGGCGTCAAAACGCTGCCGGGCGTCCGAGAAGCCATCGAAGAACGCCAGTGGGACGAGGCTACCGCCCAGATCGAACGCCTCGCCGGCGTGTTGTCAGGTGTGGCGGCGCTGCTCAAAGACGGGCGATAG
- a CDS encoding RNA methyltransferase has product MVNGSLPPGETPAPEAIVDRLAPYLSDRRKARIEQVVAGRTDTVATVVEGLINLGNVSAVMRSAEALGFHRFHIVEAAGRFKKSARTTQGADKWLDITRWEDADACVAGLRAAGYTIVVTHLSDDAVPIDAIDFTRKTAIVLGNEQHGVSERMRALADTCCIIPMAGFTQSFNISVAAAVSLYHAYQDRLRRQGFHGDLTPEDVAALRARYYRLSIKHADAILAG; this is encoded by the coding sequence ATGGTTAACGGATCCTTGCCACCGGGAGAAACACCAGCGCCCGAAGCCATCGTCGACCGGCTCGCGCCCTATTTGTCGGACCGCCGCAAGGCGCGCATCGAGCAGGTGGTGGCGGGGCGGACGGATACGGTGGCGACGGTCGTCGAGGGACTCATCAACCTGGGCAACGTCAGCGCCGTGATGCGTAGCGCCGAGGCGCTGGGTTTCCACCGGTTCCATATCGTGGAAGCCGCCGGCCGCTTCAAGAAGTCCGCCCGGACGACCCAGGGAGCGGATAAATGGCTGGATATCACCCGATGGGAGGATGCTGACGCCTGCGTGGCCGGCCTCCGCGCGGCAGGATACACGATCGTCGTCACCCACCTCTCGGACGACGCCGTCCCGATCGACGCCATCGACTTTACCCGAAAGACAGCGATCGTGCTCGGCAACGAACAACACGGCGTGAGTGAACGAATGCGCGCCCTGGCCGATACCTGCTGCATCATCCCCATGGCCGGCTTCACGCAGAGCTTCAACATCTCGGTGGCTGCCGCGGTGTCGCTGTACCATGCGTATCAGGACCGCCTGCGCCGGCAGGGATTTCATGGAGACCTTACCCCGGAGGACGTAGCCGCCCTCCGGGCGCGGTACTACCGTCTGAGCATTAAACACGCCGACGCCATCCTGGCCGGCTGA